A single Elephas maximus indicus isolate mEleMax1 chromosome 2, mEleMax1 primary haplotype, whole genome shotgun sequence DNA region contains:
- the LOC126068178 gene encoding olfactory receptor 14C36-like: MLNSTMMIEFLLMGFSDEWELRVLHAVSFSLMYFVALIGNFLIVIVTTLDKSLHTPMYFFLRNLSILDTCYISVIVPNSCVNNLLDSSVISKAGCVAQVFLVVFFVYVELLFLTFMAHDRYVAICQPLHYPVIMNPRVCVQMTLASILSGLVYSGFQTGITFRLPFCHSNVIHQFFCDIPSLLKLSCSDTFGSEMMIFASGLGIGGSCFIFIIRSYIHIFSTVLKFPSGNNRAKAFSTCIPHILVVSVFLTSGFYVYLRPSRISATIWDVILSVFYSIIPPLFNPVIYSLRNEQIKCAIRKIMRKYFDQAIYRKLRR; encoded by the coding sequence ATGCTGAATTCCACCATGATGATCGAATTTCTCCTGATGGGGTTTTCTGATGAATGGGAACTACGGGTTTTGCATGCTGTATCCTTCTCTCTCATGTATTTTGTGGCTCTCATTGGGAATTTTCTCATTGTTATTGTCACCACCCTggacaagagccttcacacccccatgtacttcttcctcaggaATCTGTCCATCTTGGATACATGTTACATTTCTGTAATAGTCCCTAATTCATGTGTCAACAACCTGCTTGACAGCAGTGTCATTTCAAAGGCAGGATGTGTAGCTCAGGTTTTCctagtggttttctttgtatatgtggaGCTGCTGTTCCTCACCTTCATGGCccatgaccgctatgtggccatctgccagcCTCTCCACTACCCCGTGATCATGAACCCTCGAGTCTGTGTCCAGATGACGCTGGCTTCCATCCTCAGTGGTCTGGTCTACTCAGGATTCCAAACAGGCATCACCTTCAGGCTGCCATTTTGTCATTCCAATGTTATTCATCAGTTTTTCTGTGACATCCCCTCTCTGCTGAAGCTCTCCTGTTCTGACACGTTTGGTAGTGAGATGATGATCTTTGCCTCTGGTCTGGGGATTGGTGGAAGCTGTTTCATCTTCATCATCAGGTCTTACATTCACATATTTTCTACTGTGCTCAAGTTCCCAAGTGGAAACAACAGAGCAAAGGCCTTTTCCACCTGCATCCCTCATATCCTCGTGGTGTCAGTCTTCCTCACTTCAGGCTTCTATGTGTACCTAAGGCCATCTAGAATCTCTGCAACCATCTGGGATGTGATCCTTTCTGTATTCTATTCCATAATTCCCCCCCTTTTCAACCCAGTAATCTATAGTCTtagaaatgaacaaataaaatgtgCCATCAGGAAaatcatgagaaaatattttgatcAGGCAATTTACAGGAAATTGCGTAGGTAA